A single genomic interval of Rhododendron vialii isolate Sample 1 chromosome 3a, ASM3025357v1 harbors:
- the LOC131320681 gene encoding probable pterin-4-alpha-carbinolamine dehydratase, chloroplastic — protein MAVSSHLSCFSHLPSLSSTHSTLSPPTYLPLSSSLRTPRGQKTFKIRAAGGDLLGDFGGRDPFPAEIESGFGDKVLGFSSTEHKILIPNLSALSLSQQECGPVSPLQPPISREDAQKLLKKVVGWRLLDEQEGLRLQCLWKLRDFKCGVDLINRIHEVVEVTGHFPNLHLEQPNQVRAELWTASIGGLSMNDFIVAAKIDQIKTSDLVPKKMRVWA, from the exons atGGCCGTCTCCTCCCACCTCTCATGTTTCTCTcacctcccctctctctcctcaactcactccactctctctccacccacctACCTCCCACTCTCCTCCTCTCTTCGAACTCCTCGCGGCCAGAAAACCTTCAAAATTCGCGCGGCGGGAGGGGACCTTTTGGGCGATTTTGGGGGGAGAGACCCTTTTCCGGCCGAAATAGAAAGTGGGTTTGGTGATAAAGTGTTGGGTTTCAGTAGTACTGAGCATAAGATTCTTATCCCCAATTTATCGGCTCTTTCTCTTTCGCAGCAGGAGTGTGGGCCAGTCTCTCCCCTGCAGCCGCCTATTTCACGGGAGGATGCCCAGAAGCTGTTAAAGAAG GTTGTTGGCTGGAGACTGTTAGATGAACAAGAGGGACTTAGATTACAATGTCTGTGGAAGCTGAGAGATTTTAAATGTGGGGTTGACCTCATCAACAGAATACACGAGGTCGTAGAAGTCACAGGTCACTTCCCAAATCTGCACTTGGAACAGCCCAATCAAGTGAGAGCTGAACTATGGACTGCTTCCATCG GAGGGTTGAGTATGAATGATTTCATTGTAGCTGCCAAAATAGATCAAATAAAGACATCAGATCTCGTCCCCAAGAAGATGAGAGTTTGGGCATAA
- the LOC131321257 gene encoding uncharacterized protein LOC131321257 — translation MDNYNLSFSDSWSVENDVLSGEDVFHNFRDYKPEFTIDQIFQSRDDMVTWVRRVGKENCIVVVIKKSVSLIGGKLPKCILSCERSGKYRSARNAVEGQFSQKNTGTKKYECLFELRGIPIPPAGVLWGVRVECGLHNHETAEYFDGHEYPSRLTPEEKEIVRDMADNTAPREILSVLNKKNPLNTTYAQSIYNLKYTDNIAERDGLSPIQFVLNQLIQKRYLHEYRTNPYTNEITDIVWVHPQNLDLFVNFSSVLVIDVTYKTNEYRLPLLEIVGTTSTMCTYSLMAESAHAKLKLYLGGTMSSLQQAFKKIDKMLKNQFGDIRRSFQRSINIPRHWQIHDELFQQVRTYISLEAMELINVQLQCAEDASYLQFQLRDCTIKITHGLPCKHDLAYYRWYSMPIPIQSIHDHWIKLSMRAPIVNDEGERPNRTYEVIDRLRGMDQSTREHMIDRIIDMTDPSQSTDRGPAYNTAHRGRPTGKEEQSGRRIPSFIEASTSSSRVESRRRGRGDGVRKTQANCVEFSFPSIPTDYIQHLPRAYEHYISHINDVRDDGHCGFRAIAAHIGYGEDCWAQVRRDIINEIEQNKDLYDALYPEIDWADHLIRSLNYFEDSAPDEYWMNAMSMGVVIASAYNLVLHTFDGLPSDCFTHFPLRSPSVPVQELIEIAIARVGNNHFVM, via the exons ATGGATAACTACAACTTGTCATTTTCAGATAGTTGGTCCGTTGAGAATGATGTTCTTAGTGGGGAGGACGTCTTCCATAATTTTCGTGACTATAAACCCGAATTCACAATTGACCAG ATTTTTCAAAGTAGAGACGACATGGTAACTTGGGTGCGAAGAGTCGGTAAAGAAAATTGTATTGTTGTTGTTATTAAGAAATCTGTTAGTTTAATTGGTGGCAAGCTGCCAAAGTGCATTCTTAGTTGTGAAAGAAGTGGAAAGTATAGATCGGCACGGAATGCAGTTGAAGGGCAATTCTCGCAAAAGAATACTGGGACAAAAAAATACGAGTGCCTATTTGAGCTGCGAGGTATACCAATACCTCCAGCGGGTGTCCTGTGGGGTGTAAGGGTTGAATGTGGTCTCCATAACCATGAAACAGCAGAATATTTTGATGGGcatgagtacccgtcaaggctaACACCAGAGGAGAAAGAAATTGTGCGCGACATGGCGGACAACACAGCGCCTCGTGAAATTCTTAgtgttttaaataaaaaaaatccgtTAAACACTACATATGCCCAAAGCATATACAACCTCAAATATACAGATAACATAGCAGAACGAGACGGTCTAAGTCCTATTCAGTTTGTCTTGAATCAACTAATACAGAAAAGATACCTCCATGAATATCGTACAAATCCATACACCAATGAAATCACTGATATTGTTTGGGTTCATCCTCAAAACCTAGACTTATTTGTGAACTTTTCGTCCGTATTGGTCATTGATGTCACATACAAGACCAACGAGTACCGGTTACCACTATTGGAGATTGTGGGTACCACATCCACAATGTGCACTTACTCTCTCAT GGCAGAGTCCGCACATGCAAAGCTGAAGCTATATTTGGGGGGTACTATGTCATCCTTACAACAAGCTTTTAAGAAAATAGATAAGATGTTGAAAAATCAATTCGGGGACATTCGGAGGTCATTTCAGAGATCTATCAACATCCCTCGCCATTGGCAAATACATGACGAACTTTTTCAACAAGTAAGAACTTAcatttcattagaggcaatggagCTCATCAATGTTCAACTACAATGCGCTGAAGATGCATCCTACCTCCAGTTCCAATTGCGCGACTGTACAATAAAAATTacacacggattgccatgcAAACATGATCTTGCATATTACCGTTGGTACTCCATGCCAATTCCGATTCAGAGTATCCACGATCATTGGATTAAATTGTCCATGCGCGCGCCCATTGTGAATGACGAGGGAGAACGACCGAACAGAACATATGAAGTTATAGACAGATTACGTGGGATGGATCAATCTACGCGAGAGCACATGATAGATAGGATTATCGATATGACGGATCCATCTCAGAGCACAGATCGAGGCCCAGCTTATAACACGGCTCATAGAGGTCGACCTACTGGTAAAGAAGAGCAAAGTGGACGACGCATTCCTTCCTTTATAGAAGCATCGACTTCATCATCTAGGGTCGAATCTAGGAGACGTGGGAGGGGCGATGGAGTTCGCAAAACTCAAGCGAACTGTGTTGAATTTTCATTTCCATCCATCCCTACCGACTACATTCAGCATTTACCCCGAGCTTATGAGCATTACATTTCTCACATTAATGACGTCCGAGATGATGGCCATTGTGGATTTAGGGCGATAGCCGCTCATATAGGGTATGGTGAAGATTGTTGGGCTCAAGTTCGAAGAGATATCATTAAtgagattgaacaaaataaggATCTATACGATGCGCTATATCCAGAAATAGATTGGGCAGACCACCTAATACGGTCTTTAAATTACTTTGAAGATTCGGCACCAGATGAGTATTGGATGAACGCTATGAGTATGGGAGTTGTCATCGCTTCGGCGTACAACCTTGTTTTGCATACATTTGATGGGCTTCCTTCAGATTGTTTTACTCACTTTCCATTGAGATCCCCTTCAGTTCCAGTCCAAGAGCTCATTGAAATAGCTATTGCCCGTGTTGGGAAcaatcacttt GTaatgtga
- the LOC131320683 gene encoding metacaspase-1-like, with protein sequence MLMLVDCTNCRTPLQLPPGANSIRCAVCQAITRIADPPARSAPPPPYAAAAASRHGHGQYYPPPASPSPYNHAPPGQPPSAHGHKRAVICGISYRYSRHELKGCINDAKCMKYLLINRFKFPESSILMLTEEEIDPYRHPTKHNIRMAMHWLVQGCQPGDSLVFHYSGHGSQQRNYTGDEITGYDETLCPLDFETQGMLIDSEINAAIVRPLPRGVKLHAIIDACHSGTVLDLAFLCRMDRNGRYVWEDHRPRSGVWKGTSGGEVISFSGCDDDQTSADTSALSHVTSTGAMTFSFIQAIEQGQATTYGNMLTHIRSTIRDADADTDTGVGGGVVTSLLTMLLTGGSLGMGMRQEPQLTANEPFDVYSKPFSL encoded by the exons ATGTTGATGCTAGTAGACTGTACAAACTGCCGGACACCCTTACAGCTCCCGCCAGGAGCCAACTCCATACGCTGCGCCGTATGCCAAGCCATCACTCGCATCGCCGACCCTCCGGCTCGCAGCGCTCCGCCACCACCTTACGCTGCGGCTGCCGCCTCCAGGCACGGCCACGGCCAATACTACCCCCCACCGGCTTCTCCGTCTCCGTACAATCATGCGCCTCCCGGTCAACCCCCGTCGGCCCACGGCCACAAGAGGGCCGTGATCTGCGGGATCTCGTACCGGTACTCGCGGCACGAGCTGAAAGGTTGTATCAACGATGCCAAGTGCATGAAGTACTTGCTGATTAACCGATTCAAGTTTCCCGAGTCCTCCATTCTTATGCTCACTG AAGAAGAAATTGATCCTTACAGGCACCCGACAAAGCACAACATTAGAATGGCAATGCATTGGCTTGTACAAGGTTGTCAGCCTGGGGATTCACTTGTGTTTCATTATTCTGGTCATGGTTCGCAGCAGAGGAACTATACTGGGGATGAGATAACTGGATATGATGAAACACTCTGTCCATTGGATTTTGAAACACAGGGAATGCTTATTGACAGTGAAATCAATGCAGCAATCGTCAGGCCTCTTCCGCGCGGGGTTAAGCTTCACGCGATTATAGATGCTTGTCATAGTGGCACTGTGTTAGATTTAGCATTCCTTTGTAGGATGGACAG GAATGGGAGGTATGTATGGGAGGACCATCGTCCTCGATCTGGCGTATGGAAAGGAACAAGTGGTGGGGAAGTCATTTCCTTCAGTGGCTGCGATGACGATCAAACCTCTGCTGATACATCT GCTCTATCCCATGTCACCTCTACAGGTGCAATGACATTTTCTTTCATCCAGGCAATTGAACAGGGACAAGCAACTACGTACGGGAATATGTTAACTCATATCCGATCCACCATCCGTGATGCAGATGCAGATACAGATACAGGTGTCGGAGGTGGTGTTGTCACATCGCTTCTCACTATGCTTCTAACAGGAGGGAGCTTAGGTATGGGGATGAGACAG gaaccGCAGCTGACGGCTAATGAACCTTTCGATGTGTATTCAAAGCCTTTCTCCCTATAA
- the LOC131321256 gene encoding PKS-NRPS hybrid synthetase cheA-like, which yields MVDWVRSVGKENGFVIVISNSASIKGNKMPKCILICERGGLYRPPLEGHSMQRITGTKKCDCPFKLRGVPQPPNGVMWSLKVVKGFHNHEPAEGFEGHEYPSRLTPIQQQLVRDMSSSTAPREILNLLRQQDSSISTGIRSIYNVKAQYKKEQLGDLSPIGYILNELNEKHYIYNYLTNEHTNEITDILWIHPTSLELSVNFPSVLIIDATYKSNEYRIPLLEVVGITSTMKTYSLMFAYLNNETKERLIWALDTLKRWMVGKGAALPSVIVSDRDLALLGAIEICFPLAQHILCIWHINQCVMKKCSPMLGTRWDEFSEAWQLLIHSSTPMSLQQRWNAMCGNFEQYSNAIQYLWDIWLGPYKERFVAAYINQFMHLGSNSSQRAESAHARLKRYLGDTMSSLQTSFQKIEKMLTSQFKDIQGSFQKSLNIPRHIHLHEGIYSEIRGRISLQAMDLIHKQAQRTDNEAGLCFCKIKRTHGLPCFHDIALYRSVDRPIPLSSIHSHWSTLSMHAQRHTDEGARSDRAAQLIERLNEMDSDSRESMMDKFLDMADPSRCTVRPPAYNTEHRGRPTGRDEQNRGHIPSFTVSTSESRTSRIPTSRRSNGRDHLVDKFPQQYRRYISHCVDVRPDGHCGFRALAAQLYGSEDEWAQVRHDLIQEIEQNWVLYDQLYPERNYVSQVLQRLRCFQPSALEDHWMDSILLGLVIASTYNVVLHTFDMIASSCFTHLPLSSHPVPLAARTHIAIGRVNEI from the exons ATGGTAGATTGGGTGCGGAGCGTTGGCAAGGAAAATGGTTTTGTGATTGTTATAAGTAACTCTGCTAGTATAAAGGGCAACAAAATGCCAAAGTGCATTCTTATTTGTGAAAGGGGAGGATTGTATAGACCTCCATTAGAAGGGCATTCAATGCAAAGGATTACTGGAACTAAGAAATGTGATTGCCCGTTTAAGCTGCGAGGTGTACCACAACCTCCAAACGGTGTCATGTGGAGTTTGAAGGTTGTTAAAGGTTTTCATAACCATGAACCAGCGGAAGGTTTTGAGGGAcatgagtacccgtcaaggTTGACCCCAATCCAGCAGCAATTAGTTCGTGACATGTCTAGCAGCACCGCGCCTCGAGAAATTCTTAATTTGCTGAGACAACAAGACTCGTCAATTAGTACAGGAATCAGAAGTATTTACAATGTGAAGGCACAGTATAAGAAAGAGCAACTGGGGGATCTATCTCCTATTGGGTACatcttgaatgaattaaacGAGAAACATTACATTTACAATTATCTTACAAATGAACACACcaacgaaatcacagatattcTTTGGATTCATCCTACAAGCCTAGAGCTATCTGTCAATTTTCCGTCCGTGTTGATTATTGATGCGACGtataagagtaatgagtatcGAATTCCACTCTTGGaagttgtgggtatcacatccacaatgaaaacttactctcttatgtttgcatatttgaataatgagacaAAAGAGCGACTGATATGGGCATTGGATACTTTAAAGAGATGGATGGTTGGAAAAGGGGCAGCGTTGCCATCGGTGATTGTTTCAGATAGGGATCTGGCACTTCTTGGCGCCATTGAAATATGTTTCCCCTTGGCACAGCACAtcctttgtatttggcacataaaccAGTGTGTAATGAAGAAGTGCAGCCCTATGCTTGGTACGAGGTGGGACGAGTTTTCCGAGGCATGGCAGTTGCTTATTCATTCATCGACACCAATGTCTTTGCAACAGAGGTGGAATGCCATGTGCGGAAACTTTGAACAATACTCTAATGCTATACAATACCTTTGGGATATATGGTTGGGTCCTTACAAAGAGCGATTTGTTGCAGCATATATAAACCAGTTTATGCACCTCGGGAGCAATTCAAGCCAAAG GGCGGAATCTGCGCATGCGAGGCTTAAACGATACTTGGGAGATACCATGTCCTCGCTTCAAAcatcttttcagaaaatagaaaagatgttgaCCAGTCAGTTCAAGGATATTCAGGGGTCGTTCCAGAAATCTCTCAACATTCCAAGGCACATACATCTACATGAAGGCATTTATAGTGAAATCAGAGGTCGCATTTCATTACAGGCAATGGACTTGATCCATAAACAGGCACAACGCACTGATAACGAAGCCGGCCTTTGCTTTTGTAAAATCAAAAGGacacacggattgccatgcTTTCACGATATTGCACTTTACCGTTCTGTGGACAGACCAATTCCGCTAAGCTCTATCCACTCTCACTGGAGTACGTTGTCAATGCACGCCCAGAGGCATACTGACGAGGGAGCACGATCCGACAGGGCAGCTCAGCTTATTGAAAGATTAAATGAAATGGATTCCGACAGTCGAGAGTCTATGATGGACAAGTTTCTCGATATGGCGGATCCATCTCGTTGCACAGTTCGACCCCCAGCATACAACACAGAACACAGGGGTCGACCTACAGGCAGAGATGAGCAAAATAGAGGTCACATACCTTCCTTCACAGTATCCACTTCAGAATCTCGGACCTCACGTATTCCAACATCACGAAGGAGCAATGGGAGGGATCACCTCGTTGACAAATTTCCTCAGCAGTATCGGCGTTATATTTCTCACTGTGTTGACGTTCGACCTGACGGTCATTGTGGTTTCAGGGCGTTAGCTGCGCAACTCTATGGTTCTGAAGATGAATGGGCTCAAGTACGACATGACCTTATccaagagattgaacaaaattgggTCCTGTACGATCAGCTTTATCCAGAACGTAATTATGTATCTCAGGTGCTACAAAGACTTCGTTGCTTTCAGCCATCGGCACTTgaggatcattggatggattcTATATTATTGGGACTCGTTATCGCATCAACGTACAATGttgtactgcatacatttgatATGATTGCTTCGAGTTGTTTCACTCACTTGCCGTTGAGCTCACATCCAGTTCCATTAGCAGCTCGCACACATATAGCTATTGGCCGTGTTAATg aaatataa
- the LOC131320684 gene encoding metacaspase-1-like, translating into MLMLVDCSECRTPLKLPPGAKSIRCAVCQAVTRVAEPPRSAPPPYAAASSNQYYPPSPYNHATPGQPPSVHGRKRAVICGISYWYSRHELKGCINDAKCMKYLLTNRFKFPESSILMLTEEEIDPYRRPTKHNIRMAMYWLVQGCQPGDSLVFHYSGHGSQQRNYTGDEIDGYDETLCPLDFETQGMIVDDEINDAIVKPLPRGVKLHAIIDACHSGTMLDLPFLCRMDRSGRYVWEDQRPRSGLWKGTSGGEVISFSGCDDDQTSADTAALSKVTSTGAMTFSFIQAIERGQATTYGNILTYIRSNLRNTDTDIGGGVVTSLLTMLLTGGSLGFGIRQEPQLSANEPFDVYSKHFSL; encoded by the exons atgtTGATGCTAGTGGACTGTTCAGAGTGCCGGACACCCTTAAAGCTCCCGCCGGGAGCCAAGTCGATACGCTGCGCCGTGTGCCAAGCCGTCACTCGCGTCGCCGAGCCTCCTCGCAGCGCTCCGCCTCCTTACGCCGCCGCCTCCAGCAACCAATACTACCCTCCGTCGCCGTACAACCACGCGACCCCCGGTCAACCCCCGTCGGTACACGGCCGCAAGAGAGCGGTGATCTGCGGGATCTCGTACTGGTACTCACGCCACGAGCTGAAAGGGTGTATCAACGATGCCAAGTGCATGAAGTACTTGCTGACTAACCGGTTCAAGTTCCCTGAATCATCCATTCTTATGCTCACTG AAGAAGAAATTGATCCTTACAGGCGCCCAACAAAGCACAACATTAGAATGGCAATGTATTGGCTCGTACAAGGTTGTCAGCCTGGGGATTCACTGGTGTTTCATTATTCTGGTCATGGTTCACAGCAGAGGAACTATACTGGGGATGAGATAGATGGATATGATGAAACACTCTGTCCATTGGATTTCGAAACACAGGGAATGATTGTTGACGATGAAATCAATGATGCAATTGTCAAGCCTCTTCCACGTGGGGTTAAGCTTCATGCAATTATCGATGCTTGTCATAGTGGCACTATGTTAGATTTACCATTCCTTTGTAGGATGGACAG GAGTGGGAGGTATGTATGGGAGGACCAGCGTCCTCGGTCTGGCTTATGGAAAGGAACAAGCGGTGGGGAAGTCATTTCCTTCAGTGGCTGTGATGACGATCAAACCTCTGCTGATACAGCT GCTCTATCCAAAGTCACTTCCACTGGTGCAATGACCTTTTCTTTCATCCAGGCAATTGAACGGGGACAAGCAACTACATACGGAAATATTCTTACTTATATCCGGTCTAACCTCCGTAATACAGATACTGATATTGGAGGTGGTGTTGTCACATCACTTCTCACTATGCTTCTAACAGGAGGGAGCCTAGGTTTCGGGATAAGACAG GAACCGCAGTTGTCGGCTAATGAACCTTTCGATGTGTATTCAAAGCATTTCTCCCTATAA
- the LOC131320682 gene encoding uncharacterized protein LOC131320682 yields the protein MLSGRIDFWQQFNRHVKKGARVKMQPLRTLHYPPYKPRVSYLFLHFVLSFLCVSGTCSTSSPMDENNTVQIPFTQSPPNPSPSLPLQLSGFLNGDTVQVQGDTEAFQFAVQFNIHHKHHHRNSETHVQFPNATEEDRTSLNTASLSYLTPVTTHRNEEENETHGEPSREGSSGEENAFVLTRLRSGVLSRVKYFPPPGTTTGSGHRSLCSWKKQRVRIEKGKGIAKETGDVLERVLRRRRFPVRPCSSYTFFVTTTWGVANSESFSFGETSKRLSKMWCSLPHDEKKVYEDMALKDNARYKLQRNLWKNQVHNKVN from the exons ATGTTGAGCGGTAGGATAGACTTTTGGCAGCAATTTAATCGCCACGTTAAAAAAGGCGCGAGAGTAAAGATGCAACCGTTAAGAACCCTTCACTACCCTCCCTATAAACCGCGAGTTTCATACTTGTTTCTGCACtttgtcctctcttttttgtgtgtgtctgGAACTTGTTCAACTTCTTCTCCAATGGATGAAAACAACACGGTACAAATCCCATTCACGCAATCGCCACCAAACCCTTCACCTTCTTTACCCCTGCAGTTGTCCGGTTTCTTGAACGGCGACACCGTTCAGGTCCAAGGAGACACCGAGGCCTTTCAATTCGCCGTTCAATTCAACATCCACCACAAACACCACCATCGCAACTCGGAGACTCACGTCCAGTTTCCAAACGCAACCGAAGAAGACCGAACGTCTCTCAATACTGCCTCATTGTCATACCTGACTCCCGTTACAACACAcagaaatgaagaagaaaacgaAACTCATGGGGAACCAAGTCGTGAAGGAAGCAGCGGAGAAGAGAATGCGTTCGTTTTAACGAGGTTGAGAAGTGGAGTTCTGTCTCGGGTAAAGTATTTTCCTCCTCCGGGAACGACTACTGGTTCCGGGCATCGGAGTTTGTGTTCCTGGAAGAAACAGAGGGTGAGGAtagagaaagggaaagggatAGCGAAGGAGACAGGGGATGTGCTCGAGAGGGTGCTCAGAAGACGTCGCTTTCCGGTTAGACCGTGCAGTTCCTACACTTTCTTTGTGACGACTACTTGGGGTGTGGCAAATTCTGAATCCTTTTCATTTGGGGAGACAAGCAAGAGGTTGAGTAAGATGTGGTGCAGCCTTCCACATGATGAGAAGAAG GTATATGAAGACATGGCTCTGAAAGATAATGCAAGGTACAAACTACAACGCAACCTATGGAAGAATCAAGTGCATAATAAGGTGAATTAG